Proteins encoded within one genomic window of Oryza glaberrima chromosome 12, OglaRS2, whole genome shotgun sequence:
- the LOC127756534 gene encoding O-methyltransferase ZRP4-like, producing the protein MALIQSNGQHATSSLDALSELYGNTFSVIKSMALKAALDLGVADAIHHHGGAATMAQIATRVTLHPSKIPCLRRLMRVLALSGVFAVQKPAHGGAAAAIDDDPPPVYTLTPVSRLLIGAGNQRHMMSMLLHPSIIAPFLRISDWLQLELPEPCMFKHTHGQSFWEMTNEDAAFNAVVNDGMASDSAFMMDILVRKHGEVFRGISSLVDVAGGNGAAARAIAKAFPEVKCSVMDLAHVVADAPRGTGVEFIAGDMFDSIPAANAVFLKWIMHDWSDNDCVKILRNCKKAIPSRDAGGKVIIMDIVVGVGPSDQKHRDVQILFDALIMFVNGVERDEQEWKKLFVEAGFSSYKIMPVMGFRSIIEVYP; encoded by the exons ATGGCGCTCATTCAGAGCAACGGGCAACATGCCACCAGCTCGCTCGATGCTCTGAGCGAGCTCTACGGCAACACCTTCTCCGTCATCAAGTCCATGGCTCTCAAGGCCGCCTTGGACCTCGGCGTCGCCGACGCCatccaccaccacggcggcgccgccaccatggcCCAGATAGCCACCAGGGTCACGCTCCACCCCTCAAAGATCCCGTGCCTGCGCCGCCTCATGCGCGTGCTCGCTCTCTCCGGCGTCTTCGCCGTCCAGAAgccggcgcacggcggcgccgctgcggcCATTGATGACGACCCACCGCCCGTGTACACGCTCACGCCGGTGTCGCGCCTCCTCATCGGCGCCGGGAACCAACGACACATGATGTCCATGCTGCTCCACCCGAGCATCATCGCCCCCTTCCTCCGGATCAGCGACTGGCTCCAGCTCGAGCTGCCCGAGCCGTGCATGTTCAAGCACACGCACGGCCAGAGCTTCTGGGAGATGACCAACGAGGACGCCGCGTTCAACGCGGTCGTCAACGACGGGATGGCGTCGGACAGCGCCTTCATGATGGACATCCTGGTCAGGAAGCACGGCGAGGTGTTCCGGGGGATCAGCTCGCtggtcgacgtcgccggcgggaacggcgcggcggcgcgggccatCGCGAAGGCGTTCCCCGAGGTGAAATGTAGCGTGATGGACCTCGcccacgtcgtcgccgacgccccCAGGGGGACCGGTGTCGAGTTCATCGCCGGCGACATGTTTGACAGTATTCCAGCAGCCAATGCTGTCTTCCTCAAG TGGATTATGCATGATTGGAGTGACAATGACTGTGTGAAGATACTTCGGAACTGCAAAAAAGCCATCCCATCTAGAGACGCCGGCGGAAAGGTGATAATCATGGATATAGTGGTCGGAGTTGGCCCATCTGACCAAAAGCACAGAGATGTGCAGATCTTGTTTGACGCGCTCATCATGTTTGTCAATGGCGTTGAGCGAGATGAACAGGAGTGGAAGAAACTTTTCGTTGAAGCTGGATTTAGTAGCTACAAGATCATGCCAGTCATGGGCTTCAGGTCAATCATCGAGGTCTATCCTTGA